The following coding sequences are from one Clostridioides difficile ATCC 9689 = DSM 1296 window:
- a CDS encoding DUF1848 domain-containing protein produces MIVSVSRRTDIPAFYSKWFFNRLEEGFVYVINPMNPKQVSKIELNPHTVDCFVFWTKDVTPMLYDLNKLRDYKYYFHYTITSYGKEVETCILDKRKVIDSFKELSRKIGKERVILRYDPIFLSEKYTVDYHIKAFASLCNQLDGFTEKCIISFIDLYKKTKFNTKALHIKPIEITEIETLSKEISKIAHKHGIILEMCSEEYNLSKFGIGKSKCIDDRLISKIIGCEVEVKKDSTQRDICGCVKSVDIGQYNTCRHYCLYCYANFNYAKVEENCRLYKEDNKLLIDTLRDDAKISIRDMKTIKVDNNKQISIFD; encoded by the coding sequence ATGATAGTAAGTGTGAGTAGAAGAACTGATATACCTGCTTTCTATAGTAAGTGGTTTTTTAACAGACTTGAAGAAGGTTTTGTTTATGTAATTAATCCAATGAATCCAAAACAGGTTAGTAAGATAGAGTTAAATCCACATACTGTTGATTGTTTTGTATTTTGGACAAAGGATGTAACTCCAATGTTATATGATTTAAATAAATTAAGAGACTATAAATATTATTTTCACTATACTATAACATCATATGGAAAAGAAGTAGAGACATGTATTTTAGATAAAAGAAAGGTAATAGATTCATTTAAGGAATTGTCTAGAAAAATAGGCAAAGAAAGAGTAATTTTAAGATACGACCCGATTTTCTTAAGTGAAAAGTACACAGTAGATTATCATATCAAAGCATTTGCGAGTTTATGTAATCAGCTTGATGGATTTACAGAAAAATGTATAATAAGTTTTATCGATTTGTATAAGAAAACAAAATTTAATACTAAAGCATTACATATAAAGCCAATAGAAATTACAGAAATAGAAACATTATCAAAAGAGATTTCTAAGATTGCTCATAAGCATGGGATAATACTTGAAATGTGTTCTGAAGAATATAATTTAAGTAAATTTGGGATTGGAAAAAGTAAGTGTATTGATGATAGATTAATATCAAAAATTATAGGATGTGAAGTAGAGGTAAAAAAAGATAGTACACAAAGAGATATTTGTGGATGTGTTAAAAGTGTCGATATAGGACAATACAATACTTGCAGACATTATTGTCTGTATTGTTATGCTAACTTTAATTATGCAAAAGTAGAAGAAAACTGTAGGCTTTATAAGGAAGATAATAAATTACTCATAGATACTTTAAGAGATGATGCAAAAATAAGCATTAGAGATATGAAGACTATTAAAGTAGATAATAATAAACAAATTAGTATATTTGATTAA
- a CDS encoding glycoside hydrolase family 55 protein, producing MEGRTGIKDGRWINVVERGIKNDGSYNVGPALQDIIDEIETDFCVLYFPKGKYLFTSGVKINKEIVLQGDSNSSTGTTQFITRGVENMSIITLTGKKQCIKNINFYSDSCEIQVNKEPPAKGNPKYHYEMIINKNEKNVEMNNVSAILYDNSKNMIKGLGHYENIYISGFSGTGIRIPYYSIVNDITVSSCGLGIDTGIDTIISNSRISKCQNGMRIRTGTSINNVRIEKIQKVGLISSQVKGYEGYGSYKINNITIDQCGYCGFSFDSMKDSYFSGIIRRCGQYYYNTDYDTYLSIKDRVEEAYSLFYGNYFTECNIDLVSDNKDNWDDGLEYKHKVYVFKTLQIPKLTLRCNIDAYDYIVKSVHGGGNLMLKNNFNNYIFIDSSSPEVINGINFNYQKNGNLLRLNNGKLSYKNGKEETAIFRPNYGLIVASTDSECEQIEATYGEKWEKLGSEVIGKETVYYYKHHEPEKTNQIQ from the coding sequence AGAACTGGGATTAAAGATGGAAGATGGATTAATGTAGTAGAAAGAGGTATTAAAAATGATGGTTCGTACAACGTAGGTCCTGCTTTGCAGGATATTATTGATGAAATAGAAACAGATTTTTGTGTCTTATATTTTCCAAAAGGTAAATACCTATTTACAAGTGGTGTTAAAATTAATAAAGAAATTGTATTGCAAGGTGATTCTAATTCATCTACAGGTACTACACAATTTATAACTCGTGGAGTAGAAAATATGAGTATTATTACATTGACAGGGAAGAAACAATGTATTAAAAATATAAATTTCTATTCTGATAGTTGTGAGATACAAGTAAATAAAGAACCACCGGCAAAAGGTAATCCTAAATATCATTATGAGATGATTATCAATAAGAATGAAAAGAATGTTGAGATGAATAATGTATCAGCAATCCTGTATGATAACAGTAAGAATATGATTAAAGGTCTAGGTCATTATGAAAATATTTATATAAGTGGTTTTTCGGGTACAGGAATTAGGATACCATATTACTCAATTGTAAATGATATTACAGTTTCATCTTGTGGGCTGGGTATTGATACAGGAATAGACACAATTATTTCTAATAGTAGAATATCTAAGTGTCAAAATGGAATGAGGATTAGGACTGGAACTAGCATAAATAATGTAAGAATTGAAAAAATACAGAAAGTTGGTCTTATAAGTAGTCAAGTTAAGGGGTATGAGGGGTATGGAAGTTATAAAATTAATAATATTACGATTGACCAATGTGGGTATTGTGGCTTTTCATTTGATTCAATGAAAGATAGTTATTTTTCTGGTATTATAAGAAGGTGTGGTCAGTATTATTATAATACAGATTATGACACATATTTAAGTATTAAAGATAGAGTAGAAGAAGCATATTCTTTATTTTATGGAAATTATTTTACAGAATGTAATATTGATTTAGTTAGTGATAATAAGGATAACTGGGATGATGGCTTAGAATATAAACATAAAGTTTATGTATTTAAAACCCTTCAAATACCAAAATTAACATTGAGATGCAATATAGATGCCTATGATTATATCGTTAAATCGGTACATGGAGGAGGTAATTTAATGTTAAAAAATAACTTTAACAATTATATATTTATTGATTCATCTAGTCCAGAAGTTATTAATGGAATTAATTTTAATTATCAAAAGAATGGAAACCTGTTAAGGTTAAATAATGGTAAATTAAGTTATAAAAATGGAAAGGAAGAAACAGCTATATTCAGACCTAATTATGGTCTTATTGTAGCATCAACAGATTCAGAATGTGAACAAATAGAGGCTACCTATGGAGAAAAATGGGAGAAGCTTGGTTCTGAAGTAATTGGAAAAGAAACGGTATATTATTATAAACATCATGAACCAGAAAAAACAAACCAAATACAATAA
- a CDS encoding C-GCAxxG-C-C family protein, with product MKTKEEYLKEVRNISEEYFRKGEFFCSEAVLQTINDALGQPLSPEITKLASGFPIGLGKAQCLCGAISGGEMALGIVYGRVHGEAMNPKMFEHAKGLHDYIKKEYGATCCRAITKKWDGDNFMSPERKEHCIKITGQVTEWVADKLIEDEKLNIK from the coding sequence ATGAAAACAAAAGAAGAATATTTAAAAGAAGTTAGAAACATATCAGAAGAATACTTTAGAAAAGGAGAGTTTTTTTGCTCTGAAGCAGTTCTCCAGACAATAAATGATGCTTTAGGCCAACCTTTAAGTCCAGAGATAACTAAGTTAGCATCAGGATTTCCGATAGGACTTGGAAAGGCACAATGTCTTTGTGGAGCAATATCTGGGGGAGAGATGGCTTTAGGTATAGTATATGGAAGAGTTCATGGTGAAGCTATGAATCCAAAGATGTTTGAGCATGCTAAAGGTTTGCATGATTATATTAAAAAAGAGTATGGTGCAACATGTTGTAGAGCTATTACAAAGAAATGGGATGGTGATAACTTTATGTCTCCTGAAAGAAAAGAGCACTGTATTAAAATAACAGGTCAAGTTACAGAGTGGGTTGCAGATAAGCTTATAGAAGATGAAAAACTTAATATCAAATAG
- a CDS encoding PTS fructose transporter subunit IIB, producing the protein MKRKIIAVTACATGVAHTYMAAQALKKASKKMGHLIKVETQGATGIDNELTTKDAQIAEVVIFAVDTKVRNAERFEGKEILEVPVNAPIKDAEKVINDALKLIDTK; encoded by the coding sequence ATGAAAAGAAAAATTATAGCAGTTACAGCATGTGCAACAGGAGTTGCACATACATATATGGCAGCTCAAGCGTTAAAGAAAGCTTCAAAAAAGATGGGTCACCTTATAAAAGTTGAAACACAAGGAGCTACAGGAATCGATAATGAGTTAACTACAAAGGATGCACAAATTGCAGAAGTAGTAATATTTGCAGTAGATACTAAAGTCAGAAATGCTGAACGTTTTGAGGGAAAAGAAATACTAGAAGTACCAGTTAATGCACCTATAAAGGATGCAGAGAAAGTAATAAATGATGCACTAAAGTTAATTGACACTAAATAA
- a CDS encoding TDT family transporter has translation MNLLKKYPIPIASLILSIFTLGNLLQSYSESLRNVIGFIGFILYAIYIVKIILLRKGVKEQLENPLISSTFPTITMATMIFATYIKPLSLELSIMIWSIGIVGHLVLIVLFSKKFLVKFSIKTVFPSWYIVYVGIVAASVTAPVFNQLLIGKIAFWIGFVSYIVLIPVILKRVWIIKEMPEPSLPSIAILAAPGSLLLSGYINSFSDKNNVVLYLLFILSIVFYIIVLGYLPKLLRLPFYPSFAAFTFPMAISAMGMKLMNGYLTKSGNFISWISYASKLEEIIATVIILYVLVLFIIYLSKSETTSKAK, from the coding sequence TTGAATTTATTAAAAAAATATCCTATACCTATTGCAAGTTTGATTTTATCAATTTTTACTTTAGGTAACTTATTACAATCTTATAGTGAATCATTACGTAATGTAATTGGATTTATAGGATTTATTTTGTATGCAATTTATATAGTCAAAATAATATTACTTAGAAAGGGTGTTAAAGAGCAATTAGAGAACCCTTTAATATCAAGTACATTTCCAACTATAACAATGGCAACAATGATATTTGCTACATATATAAAACCATTATCTTTAGAATTAAGTATTATGATTTGGAGCATAGGAATTGTGGGTCATCTTGTGTTAATAGTCTTATTTAGTAAGAAGTTCTTAGTTAAATTCTCAATAAAAACGGTATTTCCATCTTGGTATATAGTATATGTTGGGATAGTTGCAGCTAGTGTTACGGCACCAGTATTTAATCAACTTTTGATTGGCAAAATTGCTTTTTGGATAGGATTTGTATCTTATATAGTTCTTATACCAGTAATTTTAAAGAGAGTATGGATAATCAAGGAAATGCCTGAACCATCTTTACCAAGTATAGCTATATTAGCTGCACCAGGGTCACTATTATTGTCTGGATATATTAATTCTTTTTCAGATAAAAATAATGTAGTATTATACTTGTTATTCATATTATCAATTGTATTTTATATTATAGTTTTGGGATATTTACCAAAATTATTAAGATTGCCTTTTTATCCGAGTTTTGCTGCATTTACATTCCCTATGGCAATAAGTGCAATGGGTATGAAACTAATGAATGGTTATTTAACTAAATCAGGTAATTTTATAAGTTGGATTTCATATGCTTCTAAGTTAGAAGAGATAATTGCTACAGTGATTATTTTATATGTTTTAGTTTTGTTTATTATATATCTTAGTAAATCTGAAACTACATCTAAAGCTAAATAA
- a CDS encoding PTS sugar transporter subunit IIA yields MKISDVLKKEQIVFNLDTNTKEETIKKLSSIFVENGIVDNEEEYVKSVLEREEHSTTGIGNGIAIPHGKSNAVKKSSIIFAKTKHKIEWDALDEKPVDSIFLLAISNIDKDSNHLVLLSKLATKLMDDDNVDALKLANSEQEIINIFSEEGEM; encoded by the coding sequence GTGAAAATATCAGATGTATTGAAAAAAGAGCAAATTGTTTTTAATCTTGATACAAATACAAAGGAAGAAACAATAAAAAAATTAAGTAGTATATTTGTTGAAAATGGGATTGTGGACAATGAAGAAGAATATGTTAAGTCTGTTTTGGAAAGAGAAGAACATTCAACTACAGGTATTGGTAATGGTATTGCTATTCCTCATGGAAAAAGTAATGCTGTCAAAAAATCTTCTATAATATTTGCAAAGACTAAGCATAAGATTGAATGGGATGCTTTAGATGAAAAACCAGTAGATAGTATTTTCTTATTGGCTATAAGCAATATTGATAAGGATAGCAATCATCTTGTACTATTATCTAAATTAGCAACTAAACTTATGGATGATGACAATGTAGATGCACTAAAATTAGCCAATTCAGAACAAGAAATAATCAATATATTTAGTGAAGAAGGAGAGATGTAG
- a CDS encoding BglG family transcription antiterminator, translating into MLTDMIQNREIKIIKFLLKEGHTTVKAIADDLDVSEKTVSKSLKEVEAVLKKIGLSLIRKPKIGVYIDGDLKKILPYLDNKGSQIPTTREERVIYIYSVLLKSNDYITIQQLSDELYISRGTIERDLAEVEKLLKNEGISIYKKPSKGIKLNISERDKRQLTAKFIHKFWSRNWYIKQEQESFYQAFEKIQADVNGIFSEDDLSIIIDILRNFSRERKFEFSDYEFQSLVIHLAIAVERIRKGEYIEESLYTGNIENNQMSNTNYLAKQLEEKFSILLPKSEIGYINLHLVASDQHRDTNELKNTSTNPCETSTNNISNLREIIKNTLYETAYDKDLIDGLTSHVHSSINRLKYGLSIKNPYVNTIKQNFSLSFEQALDLKKVIEFIYDIRINDDECAYIALHFEAFRERMKELPQNIRVILVCSTGLGSSRLLSARIKKYFPMIKIEKVLSVQELVSSKIDADLVISTIYLELETIPTIVVSPILNESDIRTLERNIQNVSSCTSKKYKSFRNLIFEENILLNIEASNYEDAINHITDNLIKKGFAKEGIAKSAIERENLSYTSFQSIATPHANPSYIKKSNISVATLKNPITWGNEKVEVIFFISLENDKNLELDEIYEVFYDFIDNKKNINDILSATSTKEVYDLLVEESI; encoded by the coding sequence ATGTTAACTGATATGATTCAAAATCGTGAAATTAAAATAATAAAGTTTTTATTAAAAGAAGGTCATACAACTGTAAAAGCAATAGCAGATGATTTAGATGTTTCAGAAAAAACAGTTTCAAAATCTCTTAAAGAAGTAGAAGCAGTGCTTAAAAAGATAGGTCTTTCTTTAATAAGAAAACCTAAGATAGGTGTTTATATTGATGGAGATTTAAAAAAAATACTTCCTTACCTAGATAATAAAGGAAGTCAAATTCCTACAACCAGAGAGGAGAGAGTTATCTATATATATTCAGTACTTTTAAAGAGTAATGATTATATTACTATACAACAACTTTCTGATGAACTATATATAAGTCGTGGAACTATTGAAAGGGATTTAGCAGAAGTTGAAAAACTGCTAAAAAACGAAGGGATTTCCATATATAAGAAACCTAGTAAGGGAATAAAGTTAAATATAAGTGAAAGAGATAAAAGACAACTTACTGCTAAATTTATACATAAATTTTGGAGTAGAAACTGGTATATTAAGCAAGAGCAAGAAAGCTTTTATCAAGCATTTGAAAAGATACAAGCAGATGTAAATGGTATTTTTTCGGAAGATGATTTATCAATAATTATTGATATTCTTAGGAATTTCAGCAGAGAAAGAAAATTTGAGTTCTCTGATTATGAATTTCAGTCATTAGTTATTCATTTGGCAATAGCTGTAGAGAGAATTAGAAAAGGCGAATATATAGAAGAAAGTTTGTATACTGGTAATATAGAAAATAATCAAATGTCAAATACCAATTATTTAGCAAAACAATTAGAAGAAAAATTTTCAATATTATTACCAAAATCTGAAATTGGATATATAAATTTACATTTAGTAGCGTCTGACCAACATAGAGATACTAATGAACTAAAAAATACTTCAACTAATCCTTGTGAGACAAGTACAAATAATATATCAAATCTTCGGGAAATTATAAAAAATACATTGTATGAGACAGCTTATGACAAGGATTTAATTGATGGATTAACTTCACATGTACATTCATCAATAAATAGACTGAAATATGGACTTAGTATTAAAAATCCATATGTAAATACAATCAAACAAAACTTTTCTTTATCATTTGAGCAAGCTTTAGATTTAAAGAAAGTAATTGAATTTATATATGATATTAGGATAAATGATGATGAATGTGCTTATATAGCATTACATTTTGAAGCTTTTAGAGAAAGAATGAAAGAACTTCCACAAAATATTAGAGTAATTCTAGTATGCAGTACAGGATTAGGTTCATCTAGGTTATTGTCTGCAAGAATAAAAAAATACTTTCCAATGATAAAGATTGAAAAAGTACTTTCCGTACAAGAATTAGTATCCAGTAAAATTGATGCAGATTTAGTAATAAGTACTATTTATTTAGAGTTAGAAACAATTCCAACCATAGTAGTTAGTCCTATTTTAAATGAAAGTGATATAAGAACCTTGGAAAGAAATATACAAAATGTTTCAAGTTGTACTTCTAAGAAGTATAAATCTTTCAGAAATTTAATCTTTGAAGAAAATATATTGTTGAATATTGAAGCTTCAAATTATGAAGATGCAATTAATCATATAACAGATAACCTAATAAAAAAAGGTTTTGCAAAAGAAGGTATAGCTAAAAGTGCAATTGAGAGAGAAAATTTATCTTACACTTCTTTCCAATCAATAGCTACACCTCATGCTAATCCTAGTTATATTAAAAAATCTAATATATCTGTTGCAACGTTAAAAAATCCTATTACATGGGGAAATGAAAAGGTGGAAGTTATTTTCTTTATTTCATTAGAAAATGACAAAAACCTAGAGCTTGATGAAATATATGAAGTTTTTTATGACTTTATTGACAATAAAAAAAATATAAATGACATATTAAGTGCAACTTCCACAAAGGAAGTGTACGATTTGCTAGTGGAGGAGAGTATATAG
- a CDS encoding GRP family sugar transporter, with the protein MLTIIIALLPVMGWGLMPIVANLKKSSPHEQLLGTSISAFIFSTIITLVIHPEITFFSFCISMISGIFWSLGQLMQFKAIQIASVSKVMPISNGSQLTFTTLLAVILFNEWTSSKMLLIGSLSILCIILGILLTNYQTKKSTDKNMLKCVGVVLLSSLFLSLYVVTNQIFLIEGYRIILPQSVGMLITSSIIVKYFSKEIVYRENVLFNLITGILWSIANLGMFITTNTLGVTISFSISQSCVIVATLGGIIFFKEKKNKKEWLAIFIGIILIMSGVFMLSIIK; encoded by the coding sequence ATGCTGACAATAATTATTGCTTTACTTCCTGTAATGGGATGGGGATTGATGCCCATAGTTGCAAATCTAAAGAAAAGTTCTCCTCATGAACAGCTTTTAGGTACATCCATAAGTGCGTTTATATTTTCCACTATAATAACTCTGGTTATACATCCTGAAATTACATTTTTTTCATTTTGTATAAGTATGATTTCTGGCATATTCTGGAGTTTGGGACAATTAATGCAGTTTAAAGCAATTCAAATTGCTAGTGTATCTAAAGTAATGCCAATTTCAAATGGTTCACAATTAACTTTTACGACATTATTAGCTGTAATCTTGTTTAACGAATGGACCAGTTCTAAAATGTTACTGATTGGTTCTTTATCAATATTATGTATAATACTTGGTATACTTCTCACAAATTATCAAACTAAAAAATCTACAGATAAAAATATGTTAAAATGTGTTGGAGTTGTATTATTATCATCTCTATTTTTATCATTATATGTTGTAACTAATCAAATATTTTTAATTGAAGGATACAGAATTATATTACCTCAATCTGTTGGTATGTTGATAACTTCATCTATTATTGTCAAGTATTTTTCTAAAGAGATTGTATATAGGGAAAATGTTTTATTCAATTTAATTACTGGTATATTGTGGTCAATAGCAAATTTAGGTATGTTCATAACGACTAATACATTGGGAGTTACAATAAGTTTTTCTATCTCTCAGAGTTGTGTGATAGTAGCCACTTTAGGAGGGATTATATTTTTTAAAGAAAAGAAGAACAAAAAAGAATGGCTTGCTATTTTTATTGGTATAATACTAATCATGTCTGGTGTCTTTATGTTGAGTATTATAAAATAG